In Mustela erminea isolate mMusErm1 chromosome 8, mMusErm1.Pri, whole genome shotgun sequence, a genomic segment contains:
- the IDH1 gene encoding isocitrate dehydrogenase [NADP] cytoplasmic — MSQKIRGGSVVEMQGDEMTRIIWELIKEKLIFPYVELDLHSYDLGIENRDATNDQVTKDAAEAIKKYNVGVKCATITPDEKRVEEFKLKQMWKSPNGTIRNILGGTVFREAIICKNIPRLVSGWVKPIIIGRHAYGDQYRATDFVVPGPGKVEITYTSSDGSKKMTYLVHNFEEGGGVAMGMYNQDKSIEDFAHSSFQMALSKSWPLYLSTKNTILKKYDGRFKDIFQEIYDKQYKSQFEAQNIWYEHRLIDDMVAQAMKSEGGFIWACKNYDGDVQSDSVAQGYGSLGMMTSVLVCPDGKTVEAEAAHGTVTRHYRMYQKGQETSTNPIASIFAWTRGLAHRAKLDNNKELSFFAKALEEVCVETIEAGFMTKDLAACIKGLSNVQRSDYLNTFEFMDKLGENLNIKLAQAKL; from the exons ATGTCTCAGAAAATCCGTGGCGGTTCTGTGGTAGAGATGCAAGGAGATGAAATGACACGAATCATTTGGGAGTTGAttaaagaaaaactcatttttcCCTATGTGGAACTGGACCTGCACAG CTATGATTTAGGCATAGAGAATCGTGATGCCACCAATGACCAGGTCACCAAGGATGCTGCAGAAGCTATAAAGAAGTACAACGTTGGTGTCAAGTGTGCTACCATCACCCCTGATGAGAAGAGGGTTGAGGAGTTCAAGTTGAAACAAATGTGGAAATCACCAAATGGCACCATCCGAAATATTCTGGGTGGCACCGTTTTCAGGGAAGCTATTATCTGCAAAAATATCCCCCGGCTTGTGAGCGGATGGGTAAAACCCATCATCATAGGTCGCCATGCTTATGGGGATCAA TACAGAGCAACTGATTTTGTTGTTCCCGGACCTGGTAAAGTCGAGATAACCTACACATCAAGTGATGGATCCAAAAAAATGACATACCTGGTACATAATTTCGAAG AGGGTGGTGGTGTGGCTATGGGGATGTACAATCAAGATAAGTCGATCGAAGATTTTGCACACAGTTCTTTCCAGATGGCTCTATCTAAGAGTTGGCCTTTGTATCTGAGCACCAAGAACACTATTTTGAAGAAATACGATGGACGTTTTAAAGACATCTTTCAGGAAATATATGACAA GCAGTACAAATCCCAGTTCGAAGCTCAGAATATCTGGTATGAGCATAGGCTCATTGATGACATGGTGGCCCAAGCTATGAAGTCCGAGGGAGGCTTCATCTGGGCCTGTAAGAACTATGATGGTGATGTGCAGTCAGACTCCGTGGCCCAGG GTTATGGCTCTCTTGGCATGATGACCAGCGTGCTGGTTTGTCCAGACGGCAAGACAGTAGAAGCAGAGGCTGCCCACGGGACTGTAACACGTCACTACCGCATGTATCAGAAAGGACAGGAGACGTCCACCAATCCCATTG CTTCCATTTTCGCCTGGACCAGAGGATTAGCCCACAGGGCTAAGCTTGATAACAATAAAGAGCTCAGTTTTTTTGCCAAGGCTTTGGAAGAAGTCTGTGTTGAGACCATTGAGGCTGGTTTCATGACCAAGGACTTGGCTGCTTGTATTAAAGGTTTGTCCAA TGTGCAACGTTCTGACTACTTGAATACATTCGAGTTCATGGACAAACTCGGAGAAAACTTGAATATAAAACTGGCTCAGGCCAAACTTTAA